The Camelus bactrianus isolate YW-2024 breed Bactrian camel chromosome 13, ASM4877302v1, whole genome shotgun sequence nucleotide sequence CGCCCAGGCTGCCCACGAGCCAGGGCAGGTGGTGCAGCAGGTAGCTGCCCTCGCTCTGGCCCACCTCGGGGTTCTTTAGCAGCACGCTCAGCCCGTACAGCGTGTTCCCCAGCATCACCAGGGCGAACAGCGAGTAGGAGATCCCCTGGGTCGACTTCCGAAGGAACTAGAGAGGGTGGGGGTTAGAGACCTCACACGGGGCTCTCGGCTCTCTGGACTGTAACTGTCCACATGTCCATCTGCCCTGTCACACTGCACATGCTCTGAGCCAATTTCACAGTGTGACCGGTGTCTACCATGGGCCAGGCGCCCAGACCAGCCCCTTCCAGGGCCTGACTCCTCATCCCCACTCCAACACCCTCTCCAGGGCCCCCTGCCCTATCCCGCCCAGGTAGGTAGGAGACCATGGCTGCACCACCCTGCCGGCCCCGAGGtgctctctccctgccccacGCCCATCCCTGACCCCCCACCTTCACCTCTACTCTCAGCCCCTCGCTCTCACCTGACCTCCTACCTCCTTGGGACACATATGTCACATGTATCCCTGGATGGCAGGCATCCCATTTCCagaggcagaaactgaggcttggagaaccGGATTAAGCTGCGCAAGCCAACAGTGGTGTGGACAAGACCTTCCGCGCCCACGTGCTACTCCTTAACCCAGGGGCCCGAGCGGCCAGCCCACCGCCCCTGCCCACGGCTCACGTTGGTGCGGATCTGAGGCAGCCGGGAGAACAGGTACAGCACGCTGGAGATGGAGCCGATGACAAAGCCGATGACCTCTTGCTTCGTGAAGGGCTGAGAGGGCAGAACAGGATGCTCAGTGCCCAGGAGGGGCCGGGGTGCAGGGTGAGAGCCCCGAGCTCCCTCCTAGAGGGCAGTTCCCTCGCTCCCGTGGCTGTATGGGGGAGGGCCTTCAGGACAAGCCGGACCCGCACCCCCACTCTACCACCGCGTACCCACACCTCACCTTATTGCCCGGTTCCACGGACAGGAGCGTCCGTCCCCGGAAGACCTCCCTCGGGGCAGCCACAGAGTTGGTGCTGCTCAGCAGTGGGGTGGCACAAGCCACCCCCAAGATGAACAAGAGCACAGAATTGATGGGGGCAGACCCTGTACACATGGCAGGAGGGAAGCTGAGGTTAGGCACCCAAGTGGCAGCAGACAGACTGGGCTTTGAGTCCTcagtggctgtgtgactttgggcaagtgacctAATGTCTCTGAGCTtttattcctcatctgtaaaatgggtataactACAGTACCCATCTTCCAGAGTTGTAAAGGTGAACTGATGAGGGCAGTGGGAGCAGGAGGGTGGTTATCAGGCATGGAAATGCTAATGAAGACAGCCCCAACCCCATGTGCTGGGGTTTACTGTGCAGCCCTGGCTCTGACCCCTTCTGAAATCTGAAGGGCAGAGATGGCCTGTGTGCCTTGTCCTTGTTTCCCCAGCACAGAGGAGCAGCTGCAGCGTGTTCGGTGACTGAGAACCTCAGTGAAGGGCACCCTGTGGTCCCGCCCGGATCTGCTCATCGCCCTCTATCTCGGCTGATCAGCCGATCAGGGCTCAGGCTTTCAGATAAGGCCTTTCTGAGGTTTGGGTTATCACCAGCAATGGGAAACCTGCTTCCTCTCAAGCTCCCAGGCCTCCTGGCTGCCCCAAAGTGCCTGAACACAGAAGGACCAATGTACTCACACGGAGAGGGGCGTTTCTTGAACTTGTAATGGAAGTACAGGGACAGCATCAGCAGGTCGGCCAGGACGTAATACAAGGCTGTGTAGGTCTGCAAGAGACGCGGGGGCGCAGGGCGCTGGCGGCAGGCCCAGGCTGCTGGGACCGCGGCCCAGCACcggggcccccaccccagcccagtgACCCTGAGCAAGCGGCTTCACCTCTGGAAGcttctgtttccatgtctggaaAGGAGGGGGTCATAATTCCTCCCTGGCAGAACCAGACATTGGAGGCCAGGGCCTGGAGGGGCACCAGCCCAAGCAGATGGAGGAAACAGTGGTGGGCATTATGGGTGGGTCAAAATAGGGCTCAGAGGGTAAGGGGTGGCTCATGTCTCGCTGGATACAGGGGCAATTAAGGCTCTGCACTCCCGCCTGGGGACACAACAGGTTCCTgactctgcctcccagccccacccggCTGCAGAGCGACCGCACCCGGGCCTCCCACAGGAGAACGTTCCTCCTCCAGGACCCCACATCCCAAAAGCTGAGTCAAGACCTTAGCACCTCCAAGGTCCAAGACCCCAGTGACCCTTTGGATTGACATGCTCATTctgcaggtggggaaactgaggcccacagaagGGCAGTGGGCAGCCCAATGTCACACAGAGGCAGAGGGCTCTCTCCACAGTGTGGGGCCCTTGCAGGATGGAAGGACACCCCTGCCATGGCAGTTCTTGGCCGCCCACCCCACCCGGGGATCGGCCCACCTGCAGGGGCAGCTGGTCAGCCAGGAAGGAGCCAATGAGATTGCAGGAGTCTCCACCGATCCAGCCCAGGAGGAACCACAGGGACAGGGCCTGGTCCATGTTGCCCGTCTTGCAGGCCTTGATATACTGGCTgtggcagaggagggaggtgCATGCTCAGAGGCCGAGGGCTGTGACACCGCGTGGAGGGTAAATGTGGGAATAGCCCTGGACGAGAGGACTGCGGGGCAGGGGCTGCACAGAGGTCACCTGGAACCAACCCTTCCTGCACGCAGGATTCTCATGAGCCTTTCTTTGCCCTTAGGGGGTTTTTACTGGGGAATCCCTTCCAACCCGGCACCTTGATGGGACGTGCATCTTTCCAGAGAGATCCATAGAGTGACACAGATTCTCACCCAGAGCACCCAGGGGCTCTCGGTGGGGCCCTGAGGTTTTTATAGGGTCCCAACGTCTTGTCTCAGGCCCTGAGAACCATTTCACAGGGACCCTGGATTCTCTCTTCTGTGGAGGGGCTGATGGGTTTGACAGAAGGATGGTGACAGTGATatggcctgggctctgccttATCTCCAGGGATGGCTGATGATCAGATGGGCCAGACTACAGCCTGTTATAGGCAAGGGGCACCAGAGAAGGGCGGGGCTGTGCCTCCTGGAGCTCACGTTACAGAAGCCATGCGGTCAAGTCCCTTTCCTTCCAATCCCCTCTTTGGGGACTGAAAAGTCATGGAATCAGGATTCACATCCAGACTCTGAGGCTCCAGTCCTGCTCTGAGCTGCTCCACAACTTCCGTTTGCTGCTGATAATTCTTTTTAATCATTTGCATGTATTTAAATCAGTAAAAGGTAACTAAATAGCACCGCAGCCCACCCATCACCCAAGACAGAAACTAGGAAAGCTGGACAGGTCTCTGGTCTTCCCACAGCCATCATTTCTCCTCTGTCGCCTACCGagccccacccctacccaccTCCAGGCCTCTCCAGTTCCTACCCAAGCCTGTTCCCTTCGTTTCTGTCTACGTTCTCAAGGATCTAAAACCCCAATCTTGCCCAAATCTGTCAGAGCCCTCCACTGCTCTTCAATAAGGACCGACATCCTCCCGAGCACGTCCTGATAAGGCCCCCCGTCCCTCTGCACGTCCCTCCACCAGGAttgctttcccttcctccaaACTCTTCATGGGCAGATGGCCTGCCCACTCTCTCCTCTACATCCTTCAGGAAATGTCAGTTCCTCCTCAGGGCCTTCCCTGATGGGCACTCTTCCAGCATCTGCCAGTTCCTCCTGGACTCAAGCTTCCTGAGCCCTGCACAGGCCTGGCATGGAGAAGGCCCTTCAGGTTGAACTTGTGGCCCTTAGGAAAGCCTCCTCTAATAAACTGTGACTTGATGTGTCTCCATAAATCACAGGGAAGTGATTCTGTCACACTCAGGGAAGGCCAAGTCCTAATGAGAAGCACAAAGGTGGGTGGGGCTCTCTCCCAGGCAGCTGACCCACCTCCCCAGTTAATCAGCCAGGCCCAGGCAGGGCCAAGATTACACCAGGTGGAAAGGGGAAGCCTCAGCCAGCTCTTCATAGTTCTGGGGAAGCTCTCACCTGAGGACAGGGAGTTGCCCTGCCTCGGCCTCCACCAGTCACCTAGGCCAGTCCAGTTTGCCTCCTAAGGGCCACCTATGCCAACCCCATCATTGCTTGCTGGATACCTTACACAGCCTCCAaggcagcctccctgcctccagcctctgtCCTTGTGCCTCCAGTCCTCCTACCCTATGGCTCCCAGGTTATCTTTAGTGGGTGGCAGAATGGAAGCTCTGCAGAGGCAAGGATGGCGTCGGTTCTGCTTACTTCCGTCACATCTTGTATGGCAACTGGGACAAGCTGAGGTGGTAAAAATGTCCAGCCCTCAACACATGCTAGGACAAGTCAATGGGATAAGGACAGGCTTTTAACAtatggtactgggacaactgggAACTGCATGCTAAAGAATGAGGTTGGATCCCTACTtcacactgtatacaaaatataACCCAAGCTAGATCAAAGCTCTAAATGTAAGAGGTAATTTGTGATACTGTGATTATACAGTAAGACATGTATATGTTTGGTCTTCCCCATTCCCTGCAGAGAGCGCCTAAAGCCGGTGGAATGTCCTAAgggtggaaggaaaggaaggtgTCTTCTGTAATGCTGATGAGGTGACTTCTGGAAAGCCCTCTTAGGTCTCCTGAGAATCGGGAGTGGTTGCCATGGGAACCAACCACGTGATCAGAGGTATCATACCTGTGTATGAAGCCTCCAGAAAAATCGTTTCTCAGAATTCTGTGAGCCGTTCTAGCAAACTAATTGAAGCTAAGGAGGGGTCGTGGGAACCTCTAAATCTATAGCCAGAGgccagaagcacaggtgacaacctggacttgtgactgACGTCTgaagtggggaaggagggagcggTCTTGTAGGATGGGGCCCtaaacctgtgggatctgatgctgtctTCAGTCGGATCGTGTAAGAATTGAGCTGATTGCTTGGTATTGTGGGAAAAAACACACATCACAATTGGTGTCAGAATTGGATAAGTCTacacaaaactcttagaagaaaagataaaggtGATTCTTTGTTAGCCAGATTAAGCTATTACTTCTTAATACAACATACATACAACATCGaaagcacaaacaacaacaacaacaaaaaagataaactggacaccattaaatttttgaatttttgtgcTTCAAATGACACcttcaagaaactgaaaagacaacccacaagatgggagaaaatacttgcaaatcatgtatcagaTGAGGGTGTTGTATCTAGTACAGGGGAAGGGCatagctcagaggcagagtgcgtgtttagcatgcatgaggtcctgggttcaatccccagtacctccgttaaaaaaaattctacttttatgtggaatctaaaaaaaaatgagacaaatgaacttatttacaaaacagaaacaatctcacagacatagaaaacagacttgtaGTTCCCAggagggaaaggcgggggtggagggataaactgggagttcaggatttgcagatactaactactctatgtaaaatagataaactgcaAGACCCTATTGTAGAGCatagagaactgtattcaataccttgcgatagcctataatgaaaaaaaatatctatggtgtatgaaaagaaatatatatatttgtataactgaatcactatgctgtacaccagaaattaacacaacattgtaaaccgactatacttcaatttaaaaaaaaaagaaaagaaaaatgggtgaagaatctgaatagacctttttccaaagaaaatataagttGGCCAACAAGCACACGAAGAACCACTTAATACCACCAGCCATCGGGGAAACACTAACCAGAACTACAATGAGAGAGCACTTCATACCCTGTGGGACGACTAGAatgaaaaagacaggaaatagCAGGTGTTGATGGCGATTCAGAGAAACTGGAACCGCCATACACTGCTGAGAGGAATATACAAtggtgaaaatgttttggaaaacagtctggcagttcctcagaagATTAAACATACAGTTACCATGTGACCTGGAAATTCTACTCCTTAGATCTACATCCAAGAGGAGTAAACACATGTTCCCACAAATACTTGTACAGAGCAGCCTTAATCATAAGGGCCAAAAGGTTGAAACCACCCCGATGTCCAgcagtggatgaatgaataaacaaaatgtggtacacacATACCATGGACTAGTATcaaacataaaaaggaatgaagtacagaCACACACGCGCTACACACAACGTGGGTGAACCGGGGAGATGTTATGTTCAGGgcaagaagccagtcacagaaggccACGTGCTGTCTGATCCagttatatgaaatgcccagaataggcaaatctacagacagaaagtagattggtggcAGGGGTTGGGAGATTTAGAGGGAAATGAGGAATGACTCATTTCTCTCTGGGTTTCTTTTTTGGGTGAAGAAAATGCTCTAAAACTGATTGTGGCGATGGCTTCACAACTCTGGATATACTAAAACCGTGGACTTGGACGCTGAAATGGCTGATTCTATTGTGTATGAACTCTCTCTCAATTAAACCATTATCTTTCTCCCTCAGGATAGAGAGCACAAAATCTAACAGTGGAGCGTGTCCTTATGTTACAAGGCCCCTGATGACCTCTTTGACCTCACCTCTCCCT carries:
- the SLC66A1 gene encoding lysosomal amino acid transporter 1 homolog isoform X2, with amino-acid sequence MVWKKLGSGNFSNCPNGSRQWIWDVFGECAQDGWDEASVGLGLISILCFAASTFPQYIKACKTGNMDQALSLWFLLGWIGGDSCNLIGSFLADQLPLQTYTALYYVLADLLMLSLYFHYKFKKRPSPWSAPINSVLLFILGVACATPLLSSTNSVAAPREVFRGRTLLSVEPGNKPFTKQEVIGFVIGSISSVLYLFSRLPQIRTNFLRKSTQGISYSLFALVMLGNTLYGLSVLLKNPEVGQSEGSYLLHHLPWLVGSLGVLLLDTIISIQFLLYRDAATSSERQSLLPS
- the SLC66A1 gene encoding lysosomal amino acid transporter 1 homolog isoform X4 → MGRVWRVCPGRLGRGQCGPGLDLHSLLRCIHLPYIKACKTGNMDQALSLWFLLGWIGGDSCNLIGSFLADQLPLQTYTALYYVLADLLMLSLYFHYKFKKRPSPWSAPINSVLLFILGVACATPLLSSTNSVAAPREVFRGRTLLSVEPGNKPFTKQEVIGFVIGSISSVLYLFSRLPQIRTNFLRKSTQGISYSLFALVMLGNTLYGLSVLLKNPEVGQSEGSYLLHHLPWLVGSLGVLLLDTIISIQFLLYRDAATSSERQSLLPS
- the SLC66A1 gene encoding lysosomal amino acid transporter 1 homolog isoform X3, with translation MGRVWRVCPGRLGRGQCGPGLDLHSLLRCIHLPYIKACKTGNMDQALSLWFLLGWIGGDSCNLIGSFLADQLPLQRPAPPRLLQTYTALYYVLADLLMLSLYFHYKFKKRPSPWSAPINSVLLFILGVACATPLLSSTNSVAAPREVFRGRTLLSVEPGNKPFTKQEVIGFVIGSISSVLYLFSRLPQIRTNFLRKSTQGISYSLFALVMLGNTLYGLSVLLKNPEVGQSEGSYLLHHLPWLVGSLGVLLLDTIISIQFLLYRDAATSSERQSLLPS
- the SLC66A1 gene encoding lysosomal amino acid transporter 1 homolog isoform X1, which gives rise to MVWKKLGSGNFSNCPNGSRQWIWDVFGECAQDGWDEASVGLGLISILCFAASTFPQYIKACKTGNMDQALSLWFLLGWIGGDSCNLIGSFLADQLPLQRPAPPRLLQTYTALYYVLADLLMLSLYFHYKFKKRPSPWSAPINSVLLFILGVACATPLLSSTNSVAAPREVFRGRTLLSVEPGNKPFTKQEVIGFVIGSISSVLYLFSRLPQIRTNFLRKSTQGISYSLFALVMLGNTLYGLSVLLKNPEVGQSEGSYLLHHLPWLVGSLGVLLLDTIISIQFLLYRDAATSSERQSLLPS